A genomic stretch from Balaenoptera musculus isolate JJ_BM4_2016_0621 chromosome 9, mBalMus1.pri.v3, whole genome shotgun sequence includes:
- the LOC118901202 gene encoding putative DBH-like monooxygenase protein 2 yields MACALLFRLLLLTALPTSSQGNHLGPTSRLRYSTFLDPSNVIFLHWDFDLEAEIITFELQVRTAGWVGLGITNRYTRVGSDLVVGGVSPDGNVYFSDEHLVDEDALEEDGSQDAELLALTEDAVYTTMRFSRPFRSCDPHDQDITSDTVRVLATYGPDATLKLDWECTFVKSIFLLQIVHPDDLDVPEDTIIHDLEITDFLIPEDDTTYACTFLPLPIVSKKHHIYKFEPKLVHHKETMVHHIVGYACGKASALPKGISDCYGAHPAFSLCSQVIVGWAVGDTSYQFPGDVGISIGTPLDPRWVRLEIHYSNFHSLPDVYDSSGIRVYLTAQLRKYDMGVLQLGFFTFPIHFIPPGAESFASYGLCKTEKFEEMNGAPVPDIQVCGYLLHTHLAGRTLQAVQYRNGTQLQTICKDDSYDFNLQETRDLPSRVAIKPGDELLVECHYQTLDRDSLTFVRWPSTVNEMYLIFLFYYPRNNISSCMGYPDIIYVAHELGEEASDSMEGMMATNKVEWTPENIKKAEKACKEAQQTVIIKTIDELVENTTGWIPEIIPALRGPCLESSRGKVEPQDRTPAGFRAAPMALSGSSTATPRRLPLTALLFGLGVAQSP; encoded by the exons ATGGCCTGTGCCCTTCTCTTTCGGCTTCTTCTACTTACGGCCCTGCCGACCTCCTCTCAAGGCAACCACTTGGGCCCCACATCGCGTCTGCGTTATTCCACGTTCCTAGATCCTTCTAATGTCATTTTCCTACACTGGGACTTTGACCTTGAGGCTGAGATCATCACTTTTGAGCTCCAGGTCCGGACAGCTGGCTGGGTGGGCTTGGGTATCACAAATCGCTACACCAGAGTGGGAAGCGATCTGGTTGTTGGAGGAGTCTCGCCGGACGGCAATGTCTATTTCTCG GATGAGCACCTGGTGGACGAAGACGCTCTGGAGGAGGACGGGAGCCAGGACGCGGAGCTGCTGGCACTGACAGAAGACGCCGTCTATACCACCATGCGCTTCTCCAGGCCCTTCCGCTCCTGTGACCCTCATGACCAAGACATCACG AGTGACACTGTGAGGGTGCTTGCCACCTACGGCCCAGATGCCACTCTGAAGCTGGACTGGGAGTGTACTTTTGTGAAGTCCATCTTCCTGCTCCAAATCGTCCACCCCGATGATCTCGATGTCCCCGAGGACACCATCATCCATGACTTGGAGATCACTGAT TTCCTCATCCCAGAGGATGACACCACGTATGCCTgcaccttcctccctctccccatcgtTAGCAAGAAGCACCATATCTACAAG TTTGAGCCCAAGTTGGTCCATCACAAGGAGACGATGGTGCACCACATCGTGGGGTACGCCTGCGGCAAGGCCAGTGCTCTCCCCAAGGGCATCAGCGACTGCTACGGGGCCCACCCCGCCTTCTCCCTCTGCTCGCAGGTCATCGTGGGCTGGGCTGTCGGGGACACA AGTTACCAGTTTCCAGGTGATGTGGGTATCTCTATTGGGACGCCTCTGGACCCCCGGTGGGTCCGACTGGAGATTCACTACAGCAATTTCCACAGTCTTCCTG ATGTGTACGACTCCTCGGGGATTCGAGTGTACCTCACGGCGCAGCTGCGCAAATATGACATGGGTGTCCTGCAGCTGGGCTTCTTCACTTTCCCCATCCACTTCATACCCCCGGGCGCCGAGTCCTTCGCGTCCTACGGGCTGTGTAAGACGGAGAAGTTTGAAGAG ATGAACGGGGCCCCGGTGCCTGACATCCAGGTCTGCGGCTACCTGCTCCACACCCACTTGGCTGGCCGCACTCTGCAGGCCGTGCAATACAG AAATGGAACACAACTCCAAACAATCTGTAAAGATGATTCCTACGACTTCAATCTGCAGGAGACTCGAGATTTACCTTCTCGAGTGGCCATCAAGCCG GGAGATGAATTGCTGGTAGAGTGTCACTACCAGACGCTGGACCGCGACTCCTTGACTTTTGTAA gGTGGCCCAGCACCGTTAATGAGATGTACCTCATCTTTCTCTTCTACTATCCCCGAAACAACATCTCCAGCTGCATGGGGTACCCTGACATCATCTACGTGGCCCAtgagctgggggaggaggcatCAGA CTCCATGGAGGGCATGATGGCCACGAACAAGGTGGAGTGGACCCCGGAGAACATCAAAAAGGCTGAGAAGGCGTGCAAGGAGGCCCAGCAGACGGTGATAATAAAGACCATTGAC GAGCTAGTGGAAAACACAACAGGCTGGATTCCGGAAATCATCCCTGCTCTCCGGGGTCCTTGCTTGGAGTCCTCCAGAGGCAAAGTGGAGCCCCAGGACAGAACCCCTGCAGGCTTCAGGGCTGCCCCCATGGCCCTCTCGGGCTCCAGCACTGCCACACCAAGGCGCCTCCCCCTGACTGCCCTCTTGTTTG GCTTGGGCGTGGCACAGAGTCCATAA